One segment of Rhipicephalus sanguineus isolate Rsan-2018 chromosome 6, BIME_Rsan_1.4, whole genome shotgun sequence DNA contains the following:
- the LOC119396241 gene encoding protein TFG, giving the protein MNTFHTSSNEEASTFPQLDLSGKLIIKAQLGDDIRRIPIHNEDITYDELILMMQRVFRGKLSSNDEVTVKYKDEDGDLITIFDSSDLSFAIQCSRILKLTIFVNHQPVPLEPDEIKHLRKELQEIRNVVNRLLDRFEPRHFVTNSSEPEDSAGSAPQKAANAVAPKEFDPLASKQASGDEPNAQIKPKGENGRVGTPDSISSLDSAAATQQKLHLQQQQQQQQLHAMQQQQMHQQQQQQHHYPQHPGQPGVAYMGQPGPQQPYAPQGHPPPPQQQQQPPPPAQQQQAPPGGYAGAPLPTVRPAPIPTPGMPGQPPQGPYGQPAYPQTSVAQSMPHGQPFPPGATPTGTQGPPQPGPPQPGMPQGPPPQPGQPQPPYGGAPPVSQAYPGYPPHAAPSSQAGPYHSNPSPTPSSAGNPYARGGSLPTSYPRPAPAAYPQGYQ; this is encoded by the exons ATGAACACCTTTCACACGTCATCGAATGAGGAAGCGAGCACGTTTCCTCAGCTCGATTTGAGCGGCAAACTTATCATAAAGGCGCAGCTAGGCGACGACATCCGCCGCATTCCGATCCACAACGAAGACATTACGTACGACGAGCTGATTCTCATGATGCAGCGTGTGTTCCGAGGCAAGCTTTCCAGCAACGACGAGGTCACGGTGAAGTACAAGGATGAAG ATGGTGACCTGATTACCATTTTTGACAGCTCAGACCTGTCTTTCGCGATCCAGTGCAGCCGGATACTGAAGCTAACGATATTCG TGAACCACCAACCAGTTCCATTGGAACCGGACGAAATTAAGCACCTCAGGAAGGAACTGCAGGAAATTAGGAACGTTGTAAACCGCCTGCTGGACAGGTTCGAGCCCCGTCACTTTGTGACCAACAGCTCGGAGCCGGAGGACAGCGCGG GAAGTGCCCCACAGAAGGCCGCAAATGCTGTCGCACCAAAGGAGTTTGACCCCCTAGCTTCCAAGCAGGCTTCTGGCGACGAGCCCAATGCACAGATAAAACCCAAAG GTGAAAATGGCCGAGTGGGCACTCCAGACAGCATCTCGAGCTTAGATTCGGCTGCGGCCACTCAGCAGAAGCTgcatctgcagcagcaacaacagcagcagcagcttcacGCAATGCAACAGCAGCAaatgcatcagcagcagcagcagcagcatcactaCCCTCAGCATCCCGGGCAGCCCGGAGTCGCATACATGGGTCAGCCAGGACCACAGCAGCCTTATGCACCCCAAG GGCATCCTCCACCgccacaacagcagcagcaaccaccGCCTCCCGCACAGCAACAACAGGCTCCTCCCGGAGGATATGCGGGTGCACCACTGCCAACGGTCAGGCCTGCCCCTATCCCGACTCCTGGGATGCCAGGCCAGCCACCGCAGGGGCCGTACGGTCAGCCCGCATACCCACAGACTTCAGTTGCGCAGAG CATGCCACACGGGCAGCCCTTTCCGCCGGGTGCCACCCCCACTGGAACACAGGGACCACCGCAACCAGGTCCTCCCCAACCGGGCATGCCCCAGGGCCCCCCTCCGCAGCCAGGGCAACCGCAGCCTCCATACGGTGGTGCCCCACCCGTGTCACAGGCCTACCCAGGCTACCCACCCCACGCTGCCCCCTCCTCCCAAGCTGGCCCCTACCACTCAAATCCCAGCCCAACTCCAAGCAGTGCCGGGAATCCTTACGCCAGAGGAGGGTCCCTCCCCACCTCCTATCCGCGGCCAGCACCCGCAGCTTATCCCCAGGGGTACCAGTAA
- the LOC119396243 gene encoding cystatin-B: protein MPLCGGLSEEVKDADDTVREICEKVRAEVEAKLEKCFPEFTPVKYRTQLVNGINYFVKVHVGDNQHIHVRAHKAFQGEITFSAVQEGKTLEDPLEHFQ, encoded by the exons ATGCCTCTCTGTGGTGGACTCTCGGAGGAAGTTAAGGACGCTGATGACACAGTCAGGGAGATTTGCGAAAAG GTTCGCGCGGAAGTGGAGGCGAAGCTGGAAAAGTGCTTTCCGGAGTTTACGCCTGTGAAGTATCGCACGCAGCTGGTGAACGGCATCAACTATTTTGTAAAG gTTCACGTAGGTGATAACCAGCACATCCACGTCCGTGCACACAAGGCTTTCCAGGGCGAGATAACGTTCTCAGCTGTGCAGGAAGGGAAGACCTTGGAAGATCCGCTCGAGCATTTCCAGTGA